TGGTCAACGAATTCGGGCTGATATTGTGGCTGTGCTGGACGGCGAACAAGATATTGGTTGGTCTCGTAATGCTCATGGGTCTTTTGATATGATTGCTGACTTGTCGGGTGTTGCCAGGAAAAACAACCTGAATGAACTGGTCAACTCCGTTAATCAGAAGTATGCAGTTAACAAGACATTGGCACAAATTAAACAATCTGGTCTGCAAAATGCCAGTGTGAAGTTAGTGCTACAAGAGTAGAAGATTGCATTCGGAGCTAGTGCAAGCTAGCAGAATGTATGCTGGCTCGTTACTTTTGGAAAGTTGACCAACAGTATGTCGAAACATCCCAGAATTATATTGCAAAATCCCAGGAATACGTAGAGAAATCTAGGAGAAACGCAGAAGAATCTCAAGAGTACTGAGATCTTGCACCTGGCGACTGTAAGTCGCGGCTACGCCAACCCCCCTTACCCCCCTTCGGAAAAAGGGGGGCAGAGGTTGCTTCGCTTTTATACTCAAAACCCGCCTGCGCGGGTTCAAATCCTTGATTTTCTGTTAGTCCGCGGCGAACTTGGCGTGTATAGCCTCAGAATGGAATTCTGAGGACAAGGTACTTGGTTGCCAATTTCAGAGATTTCACAACTCTCGG
This window of the Chroococcidiopsis sp. CCMEE 29 genome carries:
- a CDS encoding DUF1257 domain-containing protein, with the protein product GQRIRADIVAVLDGEQDIGWSRNAHGSFDMIADLSGVARKNNLNELVNSVNQKYAVNKTLAQIKQSGLQNASVKLVLQE